A region of Colletotrichum higginsianum IMI 349063 chromosome 10, whole genome shotgun sequence DNA encodes the following proteins:
- a CDS encoding Ribosomal protein S12, with amino-acid sequence MASTIFRSLFAPAMRPATFPRAASLLTPTAAPFIRSFSSTPVQNATIMQVLRGCHKKGKRARHAVSPALSDINAPALKGVCLKVGVVRPKKPNSGQRKTARVRLSNGRHVTAYIPGEGHNIQQHSVVLVRGGRSQDCPGVRYHLVRGALDLGGVANRVSSRSKYGTMKPKKATVG; translated from the exons ATGGCCAGCACAATTTTCAGATCCCTCTTTGCTCCGGCGATGAGGCCAGCAACCTTCCCGCGCGCCGCATCTCTTCTCACACCGACTGCCGCCCCCTTCATTcgctccttctcctccactCCCGTCCAGAATGCCACCATCATGCAGGTCTTGAGA GGTTGCcacaagaagggcaagcGTGCCCGTCACGCCGTCTCCCCCGCCCTGTCCGATATCAATGCGCCCGCTCTCAAGGGCGTCTGCCTCAAGGTCGGTGTCGTCCGCCCGAAGAAGCCCAACTCCGGCCAGCGCAAGACCGCCCGTGTGCGCCTCTCCAACGGTCGTCACGTCACCGCCTACATCCCCGGTGAGGGCCACAACATCCAGCAGCAcagcgtcgtcctcgtccgcggCGGCCGCAGTCAGGATTGTCCCGGTGTGCGATACCACCTCGTACGTGGcgccctcgatctcggcggtGTGGCGAACCGTGTCTCCTCTCGCTCCAAGTACGGTACGATgaagcccaagaaggccaCAGTGGGCTAA